Proteins encoded together in one Planctomyces sp. SH-PL14 window:
- a CDS encoding carboxypeptidase regulatory-like domain-containing protein, whose product MKKFARLLAATGFAVACATSAPTWAQEFGAIEGQFVVDGAAPKLADLVKKGDAAAKDAAVCAAEGVPDDSLIVNAANGGVADIFIYLRKAPAMIDPSLKASKEKEVVFDNKGCRYVPHAAIVRTDQSVRFTSGDAVAHNIHTYTLGNPQQNFILQANDKTGTAIAMKASETLPMPVKCDIHPWMRATMLVVDHPYAAVTDKDGKFKIEGLPAGEHSFRVWHENPGYVEREWKVNVVAGKTTTVPPVKVPAMKLSTKKS is encoded by the coding sequence ATGAAGAAGTTCGCCCGGCTGCTCGCCGCGACGGGTTTTGCTGTCGCGTGTGCCACCTCCGCCCCGACCTGGGCCCAGGAATTCGGAGCGATCGAAGGCCAGTTCGTGGTCGACGGGGCCGCCCCCAAGCTGGCGGACCTGGTCAAGAAGGGTGACGCAGCGGCCAAAGACGCCGCCGTCTGCGCCGCCGAAGGGGTGCCGGACGACTCGCTGATCGTCAACGCCGCGAACGGCGGCGTGGCCGACATCTTCATCTATCTCCGCAAGGCTCCCGCGATGATCGATCCGTCGCTCAAGGCCAGCAAGGAGAAGGAAGTCGTCTTCGACAACAAGGGCTGCCGCTATGTGCCGCACGCGGCAATCGTCCGCACGGATCAGAGCGTGCGGTTCACCTCCGGCGACGCAGTGGCCCACAACATTCACACCTACACGCTCGGCAACCCCCAGCAGAACTTCATCCTCCAGGCGAACGACAAGACGGGGACCGCGATTGCCATGAAGGCGAGCGAGACCCTGCCGATGCCGGTCAAGTGCGACATCCACCCCTGGATGCGGGCCACGATGCTCGTCGTCGATCACCCGTACGCCGCCGTGACCGACAAGGACGGCAAGTTCAAGATCGAAGGCCTCCCGGCCGGAGAGCACTCGTTCCGCGTCTGGCACGAGAACCCGGGCTACGTGGAGCGGGAGTGGAAGGTCAACGTCGTCGCCGGAAAGACCACCACCGTCCCGCCGGTGAAGGTCCCCGCCATGAAGCTCTCGACCAAGAAGTCATAG
- a CDS encoding carboxypeptidase regulatory-like domain-containing protein, giving the protein MLWIALAGQTAAAEEFGDITGEFITEGFVPIQPPLLKGGSPLRFEVPNESYVVDKKTGGVANVFIYLRRAPANIPRELSRSKEPEVQLTIEQRRYVPHALVVRTDQKLRFTSADPVEHNIHTYTLANPQQNFILKPMDKKGIAVALKAPETLPVPIKDDIQPWMRSTLLVVDHPYAAVTDKEGRFTIKGLPVGEHSFRVWHEQRGYLEREWKVTVVGGKTSQLGPYVIPIGKLTAPNN; this is encoded by the coding sequence GTGCTCTGGATCGCTCTTGCAGGACAAACAGCCGCTGCCGAAGAGTTCGGCGACATCACAGGTGAGTTCATCACGGAAGGTTTCGTCCCCATCCAGCCGCCGCTCCTGAAGGGGGGCAGCCCTCTGCGTTTCGAAGTGCCGAACGAAAGCTACGTTGTCGACAAGAAGACCGGCGGCGTCGCCAACGTCTTCATCTACCTGCGAAGGGCGCCCGCCAACATCCCCCGGGAGCTGAGCCGGAGCAAGGAGCCGGAGGTCCAACTCACGATCGAGCAGCGTCGGTATGTGCCACATGCTCTCGTCGTCCGGACGGACCAGAAGCTGCGGTTCACGTCGGCCGATCCGGTGGAGCACAACATCCATACCTACACGCTCGCCAACCCCCAGCAGAACTTCATCCTGAAGCCGATGGACAAGAAGGGGATCGCCGTCGCGTTGAAGGCACCCGAAACGTTGCCGGTGCCGATCAAGGACGATATCCAACCCTGGATGCGCTCGACGCTTCTGGTCGTCGACCACCCGTACGCGGCCGTCACCGACAAGGAGGGCCGGTTCACGATCAAGGGGCTCCCCGTCGGCGAGCACTCGTTCCGCGTCTGGCACGAACAACGCGGCTACCTGGAACGCGAGTGGAAAGTGACGGTCGTTGGAGGCAAGACCAGCCAGTTGGGGCCATACGTCATTCCGATCGGCAAACTGACCGCGCCGAACAACTGA
- a CDS encoding carboxypeptidase regulatory-like domain-containing protein has translation MKALRLVWGAAVVLWGVLAGQATAAEEFGDITGEFITEGFVPILPPLIQEVGPPPVVIPDERYVVDKKTGGVANVFIYLRKAPAAPPPELARSAEPEVRITIEDRQFVPHAVVVRTDQKLRFVNKWPRAHAVHTYTLANPQSLLLDEFGKDGVAIELPRPEGLPLPVRCDIHPWMRANMLVVDHPYAAVTDREGKFTIKGLPAGEHSFRVWHENPGYVEREWKVNVVAGKTTAVPTVKIPAVKLIAEKS, from the coding sequence ATGAAGGCGTTGAGACTCGTCTGGGGGGCTGCGGTCGTGCTCTGGGGCGTTCTCGCTGGACAGGCCACCGCCGCCGAAGAGTTCGGCGACATCACGGGCGAGTTCATCACCGAGGGTTTCGTTCCCATCCTGCCGCCGCTCATTCAGGAGGTTGGCCCTCCGCCGGTGGTCATCCCGGACGAACGCTACGTCGTCGACAAGAAGACCGGCGGGGTCGCGAATGTCTTCATCTACCTGCGAAAGGCTCCCGCCGCGCCCCCTCCGGAGCTGGCTAGGAGCGCGGAACCCGAGGTCAGGATCACGATCGAAGATCGGCAGTTCGTCCCCCACGCCGTCGTTGTCCGAACGGACCAGAAGCTCCGATTCGTCAACAAATGGCCTCGAGCGCATGCAGTCCACACTTATACGCTCGCCAATCCGCAGTCGCTCTTACTCGATGAGTTTGGGAAGGACGGTGTCGCAATCGAACTGCCTCGGCCGGAAGGTCTGCCGTTGCCGGTGAGGTGCGATATCCACCCCTGGATGCGGGCCAACATGCTGGTGGTTGATCACCCCTATGCAGCAGTCACCGACCGAGAGGGCAAGTTCACGATCAAGGGCCTCCCGGCCGGAGAGCACTCGTTCCGCGTCTGGCACGAGAACCCGGGCTACGTGGAGCGGGAGTGGAAGGTCAACGTCGTCGCCGGAAAGACCACCGCCGTCCCGACGGTGAAGATCCCTGCGGTGAAGCTCATCGCCGAGAAGTCGTAG